DNA sequence from the Diorhabda sublineata isolate icDioSubl1.1 chromosome 6, icDioSubl1.1, whole genome shotgun sequence genome:
ACAATAACTGAAGAAAAAATGTCATCAGATAACGAAATAGCTATTAAATACTTTGGGAAGTTCGAAGTTATCATTTCTTATCTACATCCGAatgcttcccttcaatatactcccctcccctcgcaacacacctttccatacgttttttacattgatcgaagcagttgTAAAAACCTTCTccggtgagtgcctttaggagctctgccgttttttgctttaccgcttccatcgactcaaatcgggtccctttcaaagcagatcttttttctaacctttaaaggaaatctgagcagacccgttgacgccagagcttttgatcaggtgtcagattttttggcatcaACTTTTCACAGACTTTTGTcgtgtgtaaaatttttctaatcgtttctttatcggcgtttacagcctccgTAATCCTCCGGATGCTCACTCGACGatctgggcgctggtcatcttcaatttaacaagaaatttgagatttcAAACTGATACCTAACACCCATCTAGGACGCcatctaggcgcgcagtctcgttatttaatagctagaccTCGTATAATCAACTTTTTTAGAAATTCCAATTGAGATTACATTGATGTCAGTAGctttaattttcttattgtttaagcttgaaattttatgttttttaggAACTAATCAAAACTTAAGGAACACCtgtcaagaaaaacaaataccGATGGGAAGTTCCGGACTATCGTTAACGAATTCAGATTTGAGCGATTGCGAAAGTGACATTGATATAGTGGGAGACGCTAAGCAAATTAACTTTAAAAGagtttaatttctatttttgttgtattattaatttttttatgaatttcctttttttattaatttttgtgattgttatttatatttagaacGTATTTATAGAGAGTAATTGTGACATGTACATATATTATATTCATGTAATGTTAGTTTTTAATTTGACGTGCAATGTAAAATTCGCATTTTTTCGTTTGaattactattaaaaatatatttaaaaagctCTCTTCGTCTTTCTCATTTCAGAGTATTAGGTTATATACTGACACATAGACGGCGCTACTAGTATTAAATCCATATCAATATCAGTTAGctttaaccttaaaaaaacTTGACAGTTATCATACTATTGCCGCGGAAAAATTAACCGTGGAAAAGTGGTTTGCTTAAAGGAGAAATAAATACCGAGGACGCCCCAAAAAAAGCGCCTCAATATTTGAACAAGCAAAAGCTATAATTGAAATGGCTGCCACGCGGGCTCacaatacgaggtctggctattaaataacgagacgtgcgttgggtatctgaatatcttgtctatgcacatcccaaaaacacgtttccgtcactattatagtatatgTGCGCTTTATTGAGAGCCGAAAGAGCACTGAAGATGGCCAGCGCCCaagtcgccctgtgactgtttcaactccggaaacagtgaccaaaatcaaccaaattgtgcgtgcagatcgtcgaatgagcatccggagaattaccgaggctgtaaacgccgataaagaaacgattagaaaaattttacacatgacaaaagtctgtgaaAAGTtgatgccaaaaaatctgacacCTGATCAAAAGCTCTGGCGTCAACGGgactgctcagatttcctttaAAGGGTagaaaaaagatctgctttgaaaggtacccgatttgagtcgatggaagcgataaagcaaataatgttttataataaaaccctttttcctaagcagtctcgttatttaatagccagacctcgtagacTAAAAATAATAAGGAATTGATGATTCTCAGCAATGTTTAGATCTGTCAATCGTAATAAACTCGCATTGTttcgtcgatatgtgacaatagatgaaacatggCTTTATCCAATTCCGATCGTCAGTCGGCCGAGTAGTCTCTACGTAATGAACAGACTCCAAACCGTGAAAAGATGGAAAAGTCAGTTTTCTAGGTTATAGCATcagtattttttgatgttaatGGTATAATATTCATCGATTATGTTAAAAAGGTAAAAACAATAAACAGCGACTTTTACGTATTGTTATTGGAGCGTGTAGAGAACAAAATCGCAAAAATAACGCCTCGATTGAATAAGAAAATGCTAATTTATCAAAACACCGCATGAATTGGGCTCGAATTGCATTTATTTATAGCTGGACAGAAATTTTGTGCCGAAACTAAGCCTATTTTGATGCTAAAGAGAAATCGTACTAATAGTATCGAACAGAAGGACTATAAAAGCTAAGTATAATCAATGCACGTTAGTTAGATATTGCGGGATATTCTTAAACCTTCCATGGTGGCTCTCTTTAGGAAAAGTCTTTTTGCATACCTCCTTTACATTGCGGTTCCCATCTGGCAGTGTATAATAAATAGTTACCCATAAACCAATAAGAAATGAATGTTGTTTTGTGTTATCTTGAAATGCATAAAACTCATCAAAAAGTTTAATCTTCTCGAtattgaaacaaagaaaaatctaATTCAAGCATAGACTATAGAcgatgtaaaataaaaataaaggatTCTAATATCATCTAAAGTCAGTTTAGTCTTTGGACCAACAACATGCTTTTTGTGCTTTACATACTCTTTTCTTTGACTACTTCTTAACTTGTTTAACGCTTTTACAGAATCTTCTCCTAGTTTTCGTTTCGTTTTGAATATGGTTTCCATTTTGTATGTAAAATCAACCAAAGCATCCTCTTGCGTTTGAAGAAACTTGAGTTGTACTGAGATTTTTCACAGTTTGGCACTCAACCCAGTTTTGTGCTGGACTTTTCACGTTTCAGTAGAAGTCGTGGAGCTGCCATTGAGAGCGCTGAGTATTCACATCCCAGTGGTGGTCGTTTTTAGGGTCTCTACCTAACCAAGTAGGAAAACattcagaataatttttaacaaaattgatatATGCGCATGCAGTAATTTTCTAACACAAGATTCGAGAACCGCAGCCCTTACTGTAGAGCTTTGGCCCTCCAGAGCTTAGTTTTCACCAAGTGAAAGTACATGGTTCCCACAGATAATGGTTGTCACAAAATCAGCTGAATTGTTAATTTCTCGCAGCTAACTTTTGGAAATTAATCTGAAAAAACAACAGTAGAAGgtgatttgaataaattaaaaattgtacaaagtATACTGGAatcatttattaacaataacttaattatgaaatattttgggCTTATCTAGTGGGTGCTGAAGCTTCTTTTCTTGCAGCGTCTTGTAAAAGTTGAGTATCTACTTCGTCTCCAGGTAACTGAACATATCTGACAACGGAACCtcttataaaacaattttttacggAGAGCTGAAATCATAAGTTTCAcatgattattttaatattaatttctttaacTTCTTAGActcctttatattttttttcttgataaatcggGGTCTCTTCTCATTGAAAATTAACCTTTATAAATATTGAGGTTTCAATCTATTTTGTTCACTAaacctattcaaaaaaaaaggataaaagatactataatcaattaaagaatcaaacagaaactaaacatTCCCTTACCATATATACAAGGACTTTCCTAACaactattgaattattattacgAAAAAGGACAtgatacattatccaaatatttcactaaactaaaatcaaGTATTTACTTTCCAATAATTGTGAAGctatctacatagggcagacatttcaatatttggaaaatagattgaaaagtcatcaatatgataaaaacaataaaactgcattaatgAACCATGGaatgtcaaaaaacaaaaacaaacaaaagacaaaaaaaatatttttagaaatgattcactTATATAGAAACAAGAAAACTGTCAAATATTAAAAAGGactaaacaatttttaattactacttatttttgatgaaatatgaCAACTAAggataaaaaaagatttataggggttgaaacaaatatttattttgatattcatgctgTAATATTAAAGTTATATTTGGGTAAAGACcaaaatagattaaaatattaaattttcttcataaaatctAGACGAttcatcaagaaaaatattctattatacAATACGTCATTtggaattttgtaataaaaaatgcatatcaaaaaaaattgtaattatgtcATTTTACTTAGCACTAACTACCTAATAGCCATACATTAAATTTGGGAgatattctttctttttttttattattttttaaaagaaatatccTCACTAAAGTGTCTGCCATTGATGCGCTtatcttaaaataaatatagaatgGTTTAGAATGTTTAGATAATTAGTAACTTGGCTAAAATATTAGCAGATTTTGAACAGTGAAAGAAACTGCTGGCCTTTTCCAACAATGAATAAGATATGCAATAAcaagaacataaaaaataaacaaatagtaCTTTTAACATTGGAGTTATGAAGTTAGAAATCATCAATtacatttttcatacaaaagcGGAATCTGTTtagaattgaaaagaaaaataaagttatttttttttatgtgaaGATGTGGATAACAAATCTTACCATATGAGGATACTTTTCCGTATCAGTTACATTTATATcagttaattttatatttaaatactGATCCACAGAATGCAACGTCCCACAAATACTAAaacagaaaaacatttaaatttcaaCCAaacattattcataatttagttACCTCAAATCATTTTTAAGTTCAACAACTACATCTTTACCAATTAGAGACTTGAAGAACGAATAaaacaactgaaaaataataattcgattATCACGTTTGTTTATTTacctttattttaaaatattaccattttgttgaataaatatacTACACACTAATAAGGTTATGTATGGTCtgtttcttaaataaaaaaaattcaagcgTTATAGAGGCTAGATCTATGGATTGTAGCTACTCTACCCTCCGGATTTTTTGGAATTGTGCTATTAACTAAAGTGGTACACATCCATTAAGAAgagaaaactaaagaaatattatttaataagtgACTTGATACAAAATTAAGCCACTTACAAAAATCAATCTATATATATAGCTACATTGATAGTTTCCTTTAAACCTCTATGTCTTTTATTCTCTATGGCGTATACTTCAAAAAGTATTAGGGTATAGAGACATGGGAATTATAGAGGCGTTGGAATAGACAGAGCGTAATAGAAATAGCCAATCATTACTTTCCCCCAACACTATTCCCATTCATAGAATAAAAGCAGTATTTCCATCCATGATATAGgaaaaaactaatcaaacaTGTTTAATGTCTTTTACGGTTGGTCTATTCTGAAACTTCTATTCCCTCCATGTGATGGCACCTTTATATACACAAAATATTTCCTGTGATCACTGAAAAGCTGGAAACATTGTTGGGTGATGTATGAAATTAAACGTTCTGTGGTAGTTCTATGTTGTCCGCCATGTTTACTAAAGGTGAATTATTATTGtcagataaataaattatatattgttatATAGTGCCAGAAAATGGAAGAAACGAAAGTTATATATCATATAGATGATGAAGAAACCCCATATTTAGTGAAAATACCGATTTCCCCGGATAAAGTTACATTAGtggattttaaaaatgttctcAACAGGCCTAActacaaatttttctttaaatcgaTGGATGATGATTTTGggtaataagtttttttatttattagaatattttttatgtaatgttTGGAAAAAGTTATATCATGTTTTAAATGGGcgtaaaatataaatcattaccatatttatattaacacCCTTACAAGTATAtgtaaacaaattaatttgttaatatatacTATTTATAAGAAGTTTAGTGTTCGAATTGATACTTTTGAAGTGGTTTTAGAATGTAAATGTATTTATACAATACCCGCAGATTtcgaaatttgtattaaaatagtATAGAAATATGACAAATTCCACACAATCAATTCATTGTGCTTCTTTCAAGTTAGTAGTTTTTGAACAGTGACGTGATTTAGATTTTACtatagtgattttttttctgattcaCAACTTTCTCAATGAACAACATGATTTTAAAGTACATACCAGTGCTGTAGTTTCTTTTGGTACCTGTTTTAAAGGACTATTActcttataaaatttcattagcAATTGGATTGATGGACTGCTTCGAACATTTTGATGTTTCTACAAATTATAGTACAATTTCATTAAATCAAAAGCTCCATGTGGAAAAGTCAAATGGAATAAAAGCAATTATTTGTGTTATTGTACATATCAAGTAATAAAGAATCCTGATATGtgaaattcatattataaatttacAGACACAACCTCCGATTTTTCAGTGGAGAGTATGCCAATAATAATGTAACTTCAAATTTGACTCATTTTGCCATGTGAAACATCAGAGCCCTGTTCTTTGCTTACATTTCACGAGAACCTCACCCTAAAAGTTTAATACCACAtgtattgaattttattcaaattacaatGATGTGATTAGACAATATTGATTGATGCCActtaattcatgtttttttaatgCTTTCAGCTTATTAGATGATactaaactatttatttatcaaaattagatCTCACagaatcaaaattattcaactacTCTCACCACCTAAATGAAAAACTGGATGTGATAGACATACTGATTTTCATCCCTTGCTCAAAGTATGAGCTAGCTGCTGTAAAATGGCACTAGGGTAAGAGAGTCGTCACTTAAGTGTAATGGACCGCCGAACCGAGCGGAAGAGTAATCATATGGGGGTTACTACACTCCCCACAAAAATCTGTGGCTTACAAACACCGGATAGGGTGCTCTGTGTTCCAAATCTAGATTCTCCCATTTTAACCTTGTGAGCAAGGCAGTGCTGAAAGTGCACCTAGGGTTAGATTGAATTTGGGAGAGTAAAcagtttaaaaatagttttgattCTGAGAgatgcaatttttttatagataaatgtATGAGGAAAAATAAGGGGAAGAATTAATGAGCTTCGAGTCTatcatatatttcttttattgaatTCGGTGCACCTTAATGCCTTAAGCtggtaatattataaattaatatatggTAATAATTATTCTGTAACAACATCTGACAGGTTAATTCTGTGAGAGATgtacttttttcgataaataaatgtCTGAGTTAGATTCAgggaaaaaatcaataataatgtattttattttttcattctataaaGTGCGatcataaatatttagatttttatattattatatatttagaaatttgtAAGTATTAAGTCTCatcaatcgatatttttttatgaatattattttcattgtaaaataagatttatacattcttaattaaatttttagggTATTGTAGTAACAAAATTTGACCATGGCCTTGTTTcaacatttgaattatttctgtGGCCACCAATATCAGCACCATATTCCTTTGTACAACTTGAATCATCAATTTTTCTCCCTATAAGAAATATTGTTAAccattgttcatttttttagaGTCGTTAAAGAAGAAATTGTAGAAGATTCTGCAATTCTACCATGTTTTAATGGAAGAGTAGTTAGTTGGGTGAGTTTCAAAATCTATAGTCGTCATTATTCTATTTCTGTCAAATATTAGGTGTATTTTATAGCTTCATCTATTTCAACTAGTATGCCTCATACCCTTATATTTTGAGACAAGTAGTGGCAAATTTGAGCCTATTCTAGTTTGTCAATCTGTTATGTCCGTTTAAGTAAAATCGCATTTGCAGTGCCTGTCGTGAAACATAACTTTCTAGTTGAAAAAAGTGTCCATGATCTAGTAACTTTCAAGACTGTTTACAAGTGGTATCAGTGATTTCAAAAGTGTAGAAGTGTCAGATCAAGATGTCCTATGACCTCAAATATGTATATTGCCATGACTTTGTGAAAAATCTCAGAAGATTTAATATAAAACTGATGACTTAAATCAACCTATAAATGCCTGCTATGAAATATTATCAAGAGCTCAAGGATATTGTTTTCGGGGGCATAGTACAATCAAGTTTAATTCCAAGGGAATTAACTGTTTATAAGTCATTGAGAAGGCAATGACCACAGATGGAAGGCTTTAAGAAATGCTTACAAAAGGATTCGGTATTGGTATCATTGGATTGCCAGTTAAGGAAAGAGATTAATGCAAGTTCTgtgttactttttatttaattttcaaccaaattgaattataaattcaGCCAACTGATTCAGCATTTTCCTTATAATACAAGGCATTATACAAGGTAACCAAAGTACAAggaaaatgtacaaaatttttatcttgttAAAAGGGGGTgatattgtacatttttttccaaagtaatTTCGATTCCTTTCACCTTGCttctttatatttgaaattcctatatatatataatatgatgaaaattaacttttttcctGTTTAGTTGGTATCAGCTGATGGTTCCAATCATTCTGATGGAGGTTCTCAATGTACAGACAGTGTAACACATCAATCAGAAACAAGATTACCGCCGCCACCAGTAAGTGAATCTGTTTGTACTGACACGGAGAGTATTATAAGTTCAAGACAGGGTAGAAGACACCACAAATACTCTTCACGTATTAACGGACATCTTCCAAGGTAAAGATCTCAACGCATTACGTTTTACATTAAGTTTTGGGGcattgaaacttgaaattatttattctattttcaaacCTGGGGGTTTTAAAGTTGATGGTAAATATTGTATCTAATTATTCCTCACATATCGACATCAAACATAGCAACAAAAAGGCACTGTGCATCTTGGAAATGACCTTAAGAGAGCCCTTTGGTACATCTATATGTGATTAGGACTGGACTGGCCTAGTAATAAATAGATTCGTTGCTGGGGGTGATTATAATGTAAATCATATGCATTGGGGCTCCAGATTGAGAAATAGCGatggaaaacaaaaatctttCAACTAGCCAGGTGATACATAAACGATATTCCTGGTATAGttgatttatatataacaaGGGGTACCAAAAGGCGACTTACAAATTGTATCATCACAGGAACTGTCGACATATCATTCTTCAATACAGTAGTCTCAATTATCAGATCTAAACCAGCTGGATAAGTGAAAAGGTTTGGGCAAAACAATATTGAAACTTTACTATGGCCGGCGAATAGTCCTGATATAAATCCCGTTGAAAAATTATGGGGGCGgttggtaaaaaaaaattgaaggaattttcgTCCCAGAAATTAATTAGAGCTATGGTTAGCTATATGAAGGTAAGGTGTGGAGAAAAGTATATGGGTTACCTTATTTTTGACATCCTTTACATTGTCAATAAAATATCTAAGTATTTATATTGGAATggaattttaaagaattttttaaaaatttaatatctctTGAAAGTTGTTCATTAATACCTTTTTAGGGTATATGAAACTGCTTCGATAGTAAGTTCAGATTTAGAAACTACCAGTTTTCAATCGGAAACGACAGGAAGACATACCGCTTTATCAGAATGTTCGAGCGTTAGTAGATTGCAAGTTGCTGGTCGCAAACGACCCCAAAGACGACGTAAACAAAGACTACAGGTTTGTTGAGTTTCAGTAAACATCGTATTTGACACTTCGATATTCTAATCCATATATGTTTCAGGCAATGTCTCGGACAAGTTCTTATTCAAGCATCACAGATTCTACAATGTCTTTAAATATAATTACCGTTACTCTAAACATGGACACAGTCAACTTCTTGGGTATTTCAATTGTTGGTCAAAGTAATAAAGGTGGAGATGGAGGCATATATGTCGGATCCATAATGAAAGGGTATGTATTCATACTGAGACCTAATAAAGTAGAAGCATTTGGAAGGAAAATAAAGCACCAGGAGAAGCACACAATTAGAAACGGAATATCTTGAGGAAACTATTATAAGCAAACTTGACATAAATATTACATTCTTTTGTTGTTATGGAGAGGACAGAGATATCTAGAACCCTAAGAAGAAATGTTTGTAAACGACAAGTCTATGGAATATTCAGTATGAAAGATGACCAAACGAGTAAAGAGCCCAATCAACCAAAATCCTCTAATCAACAACCGAGATATTGGATGGGCTATAAATCGATACAATTAAGACAAAATTAATGGCTGTGACGGAAGAGCCCAGGGCTAGAAATGCGGGTCAAAATATTGCAATTGTAGAATATAACATTGAAGTTGTAGATGACCTCGTATATTTTGGAACCTCGATAAATCCGAATAAACGTTAATAAAGAGTTAAAAAGGCTTATAATGCTTAccaattgatatttttggaCTGTCAAATTCTCGAGAAGTACAAAGATCAAACTCTGTAAGACTTtaattttaccatttttattcTATAGCTTAGAAACCTGAACCCTAATAAAAACGGATGCTATTGACATAAAATTTAAGGGGCtatccaaaaaaataacttcTGAAGATGTAGGTGTAACTTGTACAGAAGATCAGGTAACAGACATAATACTGTTCAAGATGTGACAACAGTATGTCCACAAAAAAGAACTTAAAGGTCATAATAACAGATAGTCCAGGTAGAGGGAGAACAAGGATGACTTGGTCTCTAAAGATGCAACAAACTGGATGTTCATTGCAAGGGACCGGAAAGGATGGTGTTCGAGATTAGAGAAAGTCGAAGCCTTTCTTCAGGCTGTAATGCTGGTGATATTGATGTTTTTAGGGTTCAGAATATCAACAATAAGTATAGAAGtgaaatgtaaaatattaatttgtgtaGGAATTGATATCATctacaatattaaaaatctgCTTGTGtaatgttattttcatttgcGCACAGAAACTATACCAAATTTTAAGAGCACtgataatatttgattttgtattttcCAGGGGAGCAGTAGCTTTAGACGGCAGGATAGAACCTGGTGACATGATATTACAGGTGAATgatgtaaattttgaaaatatgtcaaacgatgaagctgttaaagtatTAAGAGAAGTTGTACAAAAACCCGGGTAAGtttcttaaatcaaaacatttattatacaTCACTTGAATTGGTAACGATCATGTAAAATTAtcatcagtatttttttttataactgcTACCACTGGCACTAGGACCCTCAAAGAGCCTTGACATCTTCCACCACATTTCTCCAGTCATCACGATACAAAACTCCACCCCCTCACACCTAATTCCCATCCTGCCATTGTTTGCATGGTCGTCGGCCCTCGGGCTTCTTTCTTTTGACTTCAATCACTAGGCTGGGGTCTTCATAGAGCCAGTAGAGCTCGGTgttcagtctctgaagaggattttttaaaaattattatagccCTTTCACCGTTAGCCCTATTTGCAGAATGGATTAGACATATAAAGAACATATTAAGGAGTAATACGTGCTTCGTACGGATTTATAAAAGACTTAACATTAACTGggatactgaacacactatttacactaacactcacaattacactgtctctgaagaagataacttggttatcgaaacgcgcgtcagacagtgtaactgtgagtggtagtataaacagtgtgttcagtataaattttacggtttcaaaaatttaaacttcATTACCTGGGTGTACATCTTCGTATAATTAGGTGATGATGTTAGTTCTTCTTCTAACAtcaaatttgaaggttaaaataaaaattgctcGATTATTTCCTCTAAAGATGATGTTTATGGAacatatattatttcaattagttccacatttttttttctagaacaatcttttaattaaagaaaatttcgattctttagaaattaattttagagacattatattaatttattttcttttaactctatcttcattatatttcaaaagatgattttcaataattttatttcataatatttgaaaatatagtgttttttttattttagaccTATTAAACTAGTAGTTGCCAAATGTTGGGATCCCAATCCTAAAGGTTACTTCACAATACCACGAACAGAACCCGTCAGACCTATTGATCCGGGTAAGTAACAATAAGTAAAATACAATGATCATTCAAATTCTAATGAACTGTTTGAATTTCTGTAAAATATACCAATTATATTTGCGTGGTTGTATGTCCTTCAGAACTTTTGGTGACTTGTTTGTCAGGATTCGTAGAATTATTTAggtttccaaataatttttattaaagaattcaatatttacaaGTCCGGTGCTGCTTTTTGTTTAAATCTAGAAGTGTCTAGAATGTTTGATCTGGtctttaaatgaatttttccaatataattcCAGTTTACTAGTAcgaacattttaattttaaatgatttactcctataaattgatttattttcgtAGGTGCTTGGGTGGCACATACAGCTGCAGTTCGAGGGGATCCGGTGGCGAGACCACCGAGTAGTTCAACTGTATCAAGCTCATCAATAGCCAGCACGATACCCGCCAATGAACGTGAGTGTCTTCTAGGTCCTGGTATGTATGCACTCAACCATGAGGCTTTTTTGAcacactttttttttcaatttatttattttattattgctgcattttccatttccaatttggtcattatttacaatattataCACCACAATCTTGGAGAACGACAAGAAATTAACTTCTTAACCTCAAAGAAT
Encoded proteins:
- the LOC130445656 gene encoding segment polarity protein dishevelled homolog DVL-3 isoform X5, which codes for MEETKVIYHIDDEETPYLVKIPISPDKVTLVDFKNVLNRPNYKFFFKSMDDDFGVVKEEIVEDSAILPCFNGRVVSWLVSADGSNHSDGGSQCTDSVTHQSETRLPPPPVSESVCTDTESIISSRQGRRHHKYSSRINGHLPRVYETASIVSSDLETTSFQSETTGRHTALSECSSVSRLQVAGRKRPQRRRKQRLQAMSRTSSYSSITDSTMSLNIITVTLNMDTVNFLGISIVGQSNKGGDGGIYVGSIMKGGAVALDGRIEPGDMILQVNDVNFENMSNDEAVKVLREVVQKPGPIKLVVAKCWDPNPKGYFTIPRTEPVRPIDPGAWVAHTAAVRGDPVARPPSSSTVSSSSIASTIPANERECLLGPDMEEPLSVNSPMSQVVQAMQRADSGLEIRDRMWLKITIPNAFIGTDMIDWLLTHIEGFQERRDARKYASHLLKAGFIRHTVNKITFSEQCYYIFGDLCSAMTNLKIQGDTDSVGPLPNVPNYMPYSGTYNPLEYMPMPFYSENTVYGYNKEESVLSGSGGSSGGSEHLKDTAAGHSSASDSDITSLGPRSSAVPKTSGNGNGSSNGSEQSSGTQVSTNPQSKDIAVSVLSYV
- the LOC130445656 gene encoding segment polarity protein dishevelled homolog DVL-3 isoform X6; protein product: MEETKVIYHIDDEETPYLVKIPISPDKVTLVDFKNVLNRPNYKFFFKSMDDDFGVVKEEIVEDSAILPCFNGRVVSWLVSADGSNHSDGGSQCTDSVTHQSETRLPPPPVSESVCTDTESIISSRQGRRHHKYSSRINGHLPRVYETASIVSSDLETTSFQSETTGRHTALSECSSVSRLQVAGRKRPQRRRKQRLQAMSRTSSYSSITDSTMSLNIITVTLNMDTVNFLGISIVGQSNKGGDGGIYVGSIMKGGAVALDGRIEPGDMILQVNDVNFENMSNDEAVKVLREVVQKPGPIKLVVAKCWDPNPKGYFTIPRTEPVRPIDPGAWVAHTAAVRGDPVARPPSSSTVSSSSIASTIPANERECLLGPDMEEPLSVNSPMSQVVQAMQRADSGLEIRDRMWLKITIPNAFIGTDMIDWLLTHIEGFQERRDARKYASHLLKAGFIRHTVNKITFSEQCYYIFGDLCSAMTNLKIQGDTDSVGPLPNVPNYMPYSGTYNPLEYMPMPFYSENTVYGYNKEESVLSGSDVRLIESESS
- the LOC130445656 gene encoding segment polarity protein dishevelled homolog DVL-3 isoform X1; the protein is MEETKVIYHIDDEETPYLVKIPISPDKVTLVDFKNVLNRPNYKFFFKSMDDDFGVVKEEIVEDSAILPCFNGRVVSWLVSADGSNHSDGGSQCTDSVTHQSETRLPPPPVSESVCTDTESIISSRQGRRHHKYSSRINGHLPRVYETASIVSSDLETTSFQSETTGRHTALSECSSVSRLQVAGRKRPQRRRKQRLQAMSRTSSYSSITDSTMSLNIITVTLNMDTVNFLGISIVGQSNKGGDGGIYVGSIMKGGAVALDGRIEPGDMILQVNDVNFENMSNDEAVKVLREVVQKPGPIKLVVAKCWDPNPKGYFTIPRTEPVRPIDPGAWVAHTAAVRGDPVARPPSSSTVSSSSIASTIPANERECLLGPDMEEPLSVNSPMSQVVQAMQRADSGLEIRDRMWLKITIPNAFIGTDMIDWLLTHIEGFQERRDARKYASHLLKAGFIRHTVNKITFSEQCYYIFGDLCSAMTNLKIQGDTDSVGPLPNVPNYMPYSGTYNPLEYMPMPFYSENTVYGYNKEESVLSGSGGSSGGSEHLKDTAAGHSSASDSDITSLGPRSSAVPKTSGNGNGSSNGSEQSSGTQVSTNPQSKDIAGSRQSFKIAMGNPCEMFVDVM